Sequence from the Halodesulfovibrio aestuarii DSM 17919 = ATCC 29578 genome:
TCCTTGACGGAACGGATAATATACGGTGTCATTTCGATAAAGTATACTATTCGTTCCGTTTTTTATTTGCAATATAGTAGCTTACGGGTAAACTCTAGACTATTCTAGATGGTGGGACACATAACGTTATTATAGGAAGGTGCATAATGTTTTCAGTCAATACTGTTTGGGACAATATAGATAAAGTGCGTGGCAGTGGCCCTGTTGTACTCAGCATTACCAACTATGTTGTCATGAATTCTACCGCGAATGCTCTTCTCAGTGCCGGCGCTTCGCCAATAATGGCTCACGCTAAAGAAGAACTGGAAGAATTGATAACTATAGCGGGTTCGCTTGTATTAAATATTGGCACCTTAAGCACTGGATGGATAGATAGTATGCGGTTTGCAGCTTCAATTGCGGCCGCAAAATATAAGCCTGTTGTGCTGGATCCTGTGGGAGCAGGGGCATCCCGCTTGCGTACGGAAACTTCCATATCTCTTCTTGAAGAAGGCTGTGTGTCGTTAGTGCGCGGTAATGCCTCGGAAATTATGGCGTTAGCTGGCGTTGGGGCGATGACTCGTGGAGTGGATTCCTGTAACGACTCCAATGAGGCAGAAACAAGTGCTAAAACTTTAGCGCGCAAGTATCAGTGCGCTGTTGCTGTTTCCGGTTGCGTGGATTTGATCACGGATGGTGAGACAGTATACAATATTACGGGTGGAAGTGATTACATGCCACTTGTTACTGGAATGGGGTGTATTGCAACTGCAATTTGCGGGGCACATTTGGCAATCTGCGAAGACAGCTTTGCGGCTGCTGTATCCGGAATGGGATGTATGGCAGCTGCAGGTGGTCTTGCAAAAGTTGCATCGAACGGGCCGGGAACTTTCGCCGTGCATTTTATCGATGCCCTTCATAACGTAACTGAAAATGACATAACAAGACTTGTCGAAGTGAGGAGTGTGTAATGAGACAAAGTGCTGATTTCTCACTTTATCTGGTAACAGATAGTAGTCGCTGCACAATGATGCCGCTTGAGGATACCGTAGGTGCGGCCGTCCGTGGTGGTGTAACCATGGTTCAGTTGCGTGAAAAAAAAATGGAAACACGGAAGTTTGTTGAACTTGCACGCCAACTACGCGCGTTGTTAGCTCCACTCGAAATTCCGCTCATAATTAATGATCGTGTGGACATAGCGTTAGCTGTACGTGCTGATGGTGTTCATGTTGGGCAAACTGATATGCGTGTGCAGGACGTGCGCGCGTTGGTCGGTGGTGATGCCATTGTGGGGATTACTGTTGAAACTCTTGAACAGATTGAAGAGGCCAATGCTCTCGACATTGACTATATAGGTATTTCTCCTGTTTTTTCTACCCCTTCAATTCCACGGGATGTAACGCCTTGGCAAATTTCAGGAGTCCAGAAAGCTCGGAATATGACGAGTCTTCCAATTGTTGGATTCGAGGGAATAACAACTGCCAATGCCGCAGAAGTTATTGCAGCAGGTGCAGACGGGGTTGCTGTTGTTTCTGCTATCTGTGGTGCTTTGTCGCCTAAAGATGCAGCAGAGGAACTACGAAAGGCTGCTTTTGTATAATTATATTGGTGTGTTTTGATTATGATTGTTATTTTTGTGAGGGTTATATGAAGATTGCTGTGGCGGCGAGAATAAGGAACGGAGTTTACGAAGTGGAGCCTGTGTTTGGCCGTGCAGATATGTTTTTGCTGGTTGACCAGAACAATGGTACGCGTGCTGTCCACGCGAACCCTTATAGGGATGATACAGAAGCGGCAGGGCGCAAGGTTGCTCAGTGGTTGATACAAGAAGGTGTTACAACCGTTTTGTGTGGTGATGTGGGAGCAAAAACCAAACTTTATCTAAGTGAACGTGGCGTGTTTTCCGGTATCGGGTACGACGGGACTGTGGATGAAGCAATAGCGAGGTTCTTTGCATCGTAGGTTTGTGGATGTTTTTCTATTTATGGTTTTGTATGTAAAAGCGGCTGTCAAATAATGATGAGCCGCTTTCTTGTGCTTTCCGTAATGCGTCATACGTACATTGAGTTTTGGTGCATTCTTTATCGTTTTTCTATGCCCAGTTTTTGCATTCTAGAACGAAGAGTTGTCGGTTTGATGCCGAGGAGTTCTGCTGCGCCGCCATTGCCTTGAACACGCCAGTTTGTGGCCTCAAGCGCTTGCATAATGTTCTCACGCTGCATGGCTGTCCATTCTGCTTCTGTTATAATATCCTGTGGAGGCGGCGCAGATGCTGGTGGTGTTGCCTGAGCTAGTGTTGAAGGGTATGCGTGCACATTCATTTCTTGCGGAGGGGTAGCATTACTGTTGTCTTGAATGTAGAGTTCCATATTACCACTGTGTGACATGATTACCGCGCGTTCAATAACGTTCTGTAACTCCCTGACGTTACCCGGCCAATTGTATTCCTGAAGTCGTTCAACGTGGTGTGGATTCAGACGTGGTGCTGAAATGTTCATGCGTTTAGCAGCAAGGTTGATAAAGTGTCGGGCAAGCAAAGGAATATCGTTACGGCGCTCCCGAAGCGGTGG
This genomic interval carries:
- the thiM gene encoding hydroxyethylthiazole kinase: MFSVNTVWDNIDKVRGSGPVVLSITNYVVMNSTANALLSAGASPIMAHAKEELEELITIAGSLVLNIGTLSTGWIDSMRFAASIAAAKYKPVVLDPVGAGASRLRTETSISLLEEGCVSLVRGNASEIMALAGVGAMTRGVDSCNDSNEAETSAKTLARKYQCAVAVSGCVDLITDGETVYNITGGSDYMPLVTGMGCIATAICGAHLAICEDSFAAAVSGMGCMAAAGGLAKVASNGPGTFAVHFIDALHNVTENDITRLVEVRSV
- a CDS encoding NifB/NifX family molybdenum-iron cluster-binding protein, with amino-acid sequence MEPVFGRADMFLLVDQNNGTRAVHANPYRDDTEAAGRKVAQWLIQEGVTTVLCGDVGAKTKLYLSERGVFSGIGYDGTVDEAIARFFAS
- the thiE gene encoding thiamine phosphate synthase, which codes for MRQSADFSLYLVTDSSRCTMMPLEDTVGAAVRGGVTMVQLREKKMETRKFVELARQLRALLAPLEIPLIINDRVDIALAVRADGVHVGQTDMRVQDVRALVGGDAIVGITVETLEQIEEANALDIDYIGISPVFSTPSIPRDVTPWQISGVQKARNMTSLPIVGFEGITTANAAEVIAAGADGVAVVSAICGALSPKDAAEELRKAAFV